A single window of Malus sylvestris chromosome 5, drMalSylv7.2, whole genome shotgun sequence DNA harbors:
- the LOC126623284 gene encoding protein SUPPRESSOR OF FRI 4-like: protein MGKKKKRVASKVWCYYCDREFDDEKILVQHQKAKHFKCHVCHKKLSTAGGMAIHVLQVHKESVTKVPNAKDGRESTDIEIYGMQGIPPDVLAAHYGEEEEDGPSKVAKVNIPTTQFVGGMVPGSMGVAYPPQPPLGAMRPMYNSAVPVTPNAWQVPPRPQPWYPQPPAVSVPASSLGYVQQPLFPVHNGRPPLPSTTTPGLLPPHIAPPGLPTSMPPVPVSQPLFPVVGINNVPTQSSPFSAPMLSTSIPLNSPAEVKGPTDAYQGVNSHSYASGPNTGGPSIGPPPVIANKVPAPQPAANEVYLVWDDEAMSMEERRMSLVKYQVHDETSQMSSIDAAIDRRILESRLAGRMAF, encoded by the exons atgggaaagaagaagaagagagtggCGTCGAAGGTGTGGTGCTACTACTGCGATAGAGAATTCGACGATGAGAAGATACTGGTGCAGCACCAGAAAGCCAAGCACTTCAAGTGCCATGTCTGCCATAAGAAGCTCTCCACCGCCGGCGGCATGGCCATTCACGTCCTCCAGGTCCACAAAGAAAGCGTCACCAA GGTTCCCAATGCGAAGGATGGCAGGGAGTCAACGGATATTGAAATTTATGGGATGCAAGGAATCCCACCTGACGTCTTGGCTGCACATTATGGAGAGGAAG AGGAAGACGGTCCATCAAAAGTAGCTAAGGTAAACATCCCAACAACCCAGTTTGTTGGTGGTATGGTGCCAGGTTCGATGGGGGTTGCATATCCTCCCCAACCACCTTTGGGTGCAATGCGGCCAAT GTACAATTCTGCAGTTCCGGTGACTCCGAATGCTTGGCAAGTTCCACCTCGTCCCCAGCCATGGTATCCACAGCCTCCAGCAGTCTCAGTACCTGCTTCCTCATTGGGTTATGTGCAGCAGCCCTTGTTTCCTGTGCACAATGGGAGACCACCTCTACCATCAACAACCACCCCTGGACTTCTGCCTCCACATATAGCCCCTCCTGGCCTTCCTACATCCATGCCTCCTGTTCCTGTATCACAACCCCTATTTCCTGTTGTTGGTATAAATAATGTACCAACACAAAGTTCTCCCTTTTCTGCTCCCATGCTTTCAACAAGTATTCCTTTAAATTCTCCAGCTGAAGTTAAAGGACCAACGGATGCTTATCAAG GTGTTAATTCACACTCTTATGCATCTGGTCCAAACACTGGTGGTCCATCAATTGGACCACCCCCTGTTATTGCAAACAAAGTTCCTGCTCCCCAGCCAGCTGCTAATGAGGTGTATCTAGTTTGGGATGATGAAGCTATGTCCATG GAGGAAAGAAGAATGTCCTTAGTGAAGTATCAGGTTCATGATGAAACTAGCCAG ATGAGTTCAATCGATGCAGCCATAGACAGAAGGATTTTGGAGAGCAGGCTTGCTGGTCGAATGGCATTTTAG
- the LOC126620652 gene encoding GTP-binding protein ERG-like, which yields MKALRVLRTLSSKPSKTPLNPASFFHRFYAAQPQEDDSGHNPSFSDSENGSDSVFDSTHYAIPSIGSDSKPETPRKPTWDNKYRSKANKLIGVDTPKEKLRRLEEEEEQKSRVLAKALLEAALQRADDEESGEEEEMVKEEDQKALSVGIIGAPNAGKSALTNYMVGTKVSAVSRKTNTTTHEVLGVMTKGDTQICFFDTPGLTLSNKGCPYKDFKVRVESAWSSVTLYDVLIVIFDVHRHLTRPDVRVIGLIKRMGALPHPVQKRILCMNKVDLVEKKKDLLKVAEEFKDLPGYERHFMISGLKGSGVKDLTQYLMDQAVKRSWDEDPLIMTEEVMKNISLEVVRERLLDHVHQEIPYTIEHRLMDWKELRDGSLRIEQHLITNKLSQRKILVGKKGNKIGRIGMEANEELRSIFKRDVHLILQVRLK from the exons ATGAAAGCATTGAGAGTTCTGAGAACCCTCTCTTCAAAACCCAGCAAAACCCCTTTAAACCCAGCCTCCTTCTTCCACCGGTTTTACGCAGCTCAGCCGCAAGAGGACGATTCTGGCCACAACCCATCTTTCTCAGACTCCGAAAATGGTTCAGACTCGGTTTTCGACAGTACCCATTACGCCATACCATCCATTGGTTCGGATTCTAAGCCCGAAACCCCTAGGAAGCCGACTTGGGACAACAAGTACCGATCAAAAGCTAATAAATTGATTGGGGTGGACACCCCCAAGGAAAAATTGAGGCGtttggaggaagaggaggagcaaaAGAGCAGAGTGCTCGCTAAGGCGCTTCTCGAGGCGGCTTTGCAGCGCGCAGATGATGAGGAATCAGGGGAGGAGGAGGAAATGGTGAAGGAAGAGGACCAAAAGGCGCTGTCTGTTGGGATAATTGGTGCCCCGAATGCCGGAAAGTCTGCTCTGACTAATTACATG GTTGGGACAAAGGTTTCTGCTGTTTCACGGAAGACAAACACCACTACTCATGAAGTATTAGGAGTTATGACAAAAGGAGACACACAAATT TGTTTCTTTGATACTCCAGGTCTTACATTAAGCAACAAGGGATGTCCTTACAAGGATTTTAAGGTTCGAGTAGAAAGTGCTTGGAGCTCAGTTACTTTATACGATGTGCTCATAGTTATATTCGACGTCCATAGGCATCTTACCAG GCCTGATGTAAGGGTTATTGGATTGATCAAGCGTATGGGAGCACTACCACACCCAGTACAAAAGAGAATTTTATGTATGAACAAGGTTGATTTAgttgagaagaagaaagacttgTTAAAGGTTGCTGAGGAATTCAAAGATCTTCCTGGTTATGAAAG GCATTTCATGATTTCTGGTCTGAAGGGCTCCGGAGTGAAAGATCTTACTCAATATTTGATGGATCAG GCTGTTAAACGATCTTGGGATGAAGATCCATTGATCATGACTGAGGAAGTTATGAAGAATATATCATTAGAAGTTGTCCGAGAAAGATTGTTAGACCATGTGCATCAG GAAATCCCATACACTATTGAACACCGGTTGATGGACTGGAAGGAGTTGCGAGATGGCTCTCTTCGGATTGAACAGCATCTTATCACGAACAAATTAAGTCAACGCAAGATCCTTGTAGGAAAGAAGGGCAATAAAATAGG GAGAATTGGCATGGAAGCTAATGAGGAGCTACGGTCCATCTTCAAGAGGGATGTCCATCTCATTCTCCAGGTTAGACTTAAATGA
- the LOC126622848 gene encoding pentatricopeptide repeat-containing protein DOT4, chloroplastic-like, with amino-acid sequence MLARLYIAEGKPGKAVHVFERMVESGAQIDSVAVATAAGACGMLRSLIDGTKVHRVAKERGLGYDVLVSNTLLKMYMDCGCVDEAWAVFNQMPEKDVISCTEMIRANVKRGCFNEGLKLFRQMVGDGVKPDPLSVSSVLPACARMSAGKHGKVTRGFLLRHGIRMNLTVLNALVDMYVKSGFIKSAAKVFARLKYRDLVSWTVMITGYSLHGQGKIGVDLFCQMEKETSTQIDEITYAAVLHACVAARMVEEGKFYFNCIKTPTVAHCALFVTLLSRSELFYEAKNFIADKKTAADPVMPEQELKDYEINLKDCRPMVLNALFMLFSSKSPRQYLHQYLKTHRGPAMASLSITAALSSSVSGLAAANDFNDRRQTTSRS; translated from the coding sequence ATGCTGGCCAGGCTGTACATTGCGGAAGGTAAACCCGGCAAGGCGGTTCATGTGTTTGAGAGAATGGTGGAGTCCGGAGCACAGATAGATTCTGTGGCTGTGGCGACGGCGGCTGGTGCCTGTGGCATGTTGAGATCGTTGATTGATGGAACAAAAGTCCACAGGGTTGCCAAGGAACGTGGATTGGGGTATGATGTGTTGGTGAGCAATACCCTCTTGAAAATGTACATGGACTGTGGCTGTGTCGACGAAGCTTGGGCAGTTTTCAACCAAATGCCGGAGAAAGATGTCATTTCTTGCACAGAAATGATTCGTGCCAATGTGAAGAGGGGATGCTTCAATGAGGGTCTTAAGCTGTTTAGGCAGATGGTTGGAGACGGGGTGAAACCTGATCCGCTCTCGGTCTCTAGTGTTCTCCCAGCATGCGCAAGAATGTCTGCAGGTAAACATGGCAAAGTGACTCGTGGATTCTTGCTGCGACATGGTATTCGAATGAATCTCACCGTTCTGAATGCTCTTGTGGACATGTATGTCAAGTCGGGATTTATCAAATCAGCTGCAAAAGTTTTTGCCAGGTTGAAGTACAGAGATCTTGTTTCGTGGACAGTGATGATAACTGGGTACAGCTTACACGGACAAGGAAAGATCGGAGTAGATTTATTCTGCCAAATGGAGAAGGAAACGAGTACACAGATCGATGAAATCACCTATGCTGCTGTCCTTCATGCTTGCGTTGCAGCACGCATGGTCGAGGAAGGGAAGTTTTACTTCAACTGCATCAAGACACCTACAGTTGCACATTGTGCTTTGTTCGTAACTCTTCTATCGCGTTCTGAGCTGTTTTATGAGGCAAAGAACTTTATTGCCGATAAAAAGACCGCAGCGGATCCCGTCATGCCTGAACAAGAGCTCAAGGACTACGAGATCAACCTTAAGGATTGCAGGCCCATGGTGCTCAACGCCCTCTTCATGCTTTTCTCGTCAAAATCACCTCGCCAGTACCTGCACCAGTATCTTAAAACTCATCGAGGTCCTGCCATGGCGTCTCTGTCCATCACAGCTGCCCTGTCCTCCTCCGTCTCTGGCCTCGCAGCTGCCAACGACTTCAacgaccgccgtcaaacgactagccggtcgtgA
- the LOC126623285 gene encoding uncharacterized protein LOC126623285 isoform X2 produces the protein MAGVIQKFVTASMFMWIIPVAILYAFNNNLLPGVSKMSPYSLTLLSGFLAVISVNVVIAFYIYMAMKEPSDKHKPDPAFLAEAEASVSKLKGDADSSQSSKKEG, from the exons ATGGCAGGAGTGATACAAAAGTTCGTTACTGCGTCAATGTTTATGTGGATAATTCCCGTTGCAATATTATATGCGTTCAACAATAATTTGCTTCCCG GTGTAAGCAAAATGTCTCCCTACTCACTCACATTGTTGAGTGGATTCCTTGCTGTTATATCTGTCAACGTTGTTATCgcattttacatatatatggcAATGAAAGAACCTTCGGACAAACACAAGCCTGATCCTGCATTTCTTGCTGAAGCCGAAGCTAGTGTAAGCAAATTAAAAGGCGACGCTGATTCTTCCCAATCCTCCAAGAAAGAAGGGTAG
- the LOC126624414 gene encoding zinc transporter 1-like, whose protein sequence is MKKLTPAYILPLLLLLLFVPISVSAGCECNSETVDHDKFKVLKFKLVAISSILIASFLGVSLPMLGKKIPALNPENDIFFMIKAFAAGVILATGFIHVLPDAFESLTSPCLSETPWGNFPFTGFIAMLSAIGTMMIDTLATSYYRRSHFTKPLPVNEDEEMNRVPEGHVHGHTHATHGRAHGSGVIAAEDSIPSFELVRHRVISQVLELGILVHSVIIGISLGASQSPKTIKPLVAALTFHQFFEGMGLGGCITQANFKSRAIATMVLFFSLTTPIGIGVGMGISNIYNDTSPTALIVEGVFNSASAGILIYMALVDLLAADFMNPRMQSNLRIQLGANVSLLLGCGCMSLLAKWA, encoded by the exons ATGAAAAAGCTCACTCCCGCTTatattcttcctcttcttctccttctcctttttgTCCCCATCTCGGTTTCCGCGGGATGCGAATGCAATTCGGAAACCGTAGACCATGATAAGTTCAAAGTCCTCAAGTTCAAGCTAGTTGCAATAAGTTCAATCCTCATAGCAAGTTTCCTTGGTGTCTCCCTCCCAATGTTGGGCAAGAAAATTCCGGCTCTAAACCCCGAAAATGACATCTTCTTCATGATCAAGGCCTTTGCTGCCGGTGTCATTCTAGCAACAGGTTTCATCCACGTGCTGCCGGACGCTTTTGAGAGCTTGACAAGCCCTTGCCTCAGCGAAACCCCGTGGGGGAACTTCCCCTTTACCGGCTTCATCGCCATGCTTTCGGCGATTGGGACGATGATGATCGATACCCTTGCCACCAGCTATTATAGAAGATCTCATTTCACTAAGCCACTGCCGGTGAATGAGGATGAAGAGATGAATAGGGTGCCTGAGGGTCATGTGCATGGTCACACTCATGCCACACACGGCCGTGCTCATGGTTCCGGCGTGATTGCGGCGGAGGATTCGATTCCTTCTTTCGAGCTTGTTAGGCATCGAGTGATATCACAG GTTCTGGAGCTGGGAATTTTGGTTCATTCAGTGATTATTGGGATATCTTTAGGTGCCTCACAGAGTCCCAAAACAATCAAACCTCTTGTAGCAGCTCTTACTTTCCATCAATTTTTCGAAGGCATGGGCCTTGGTGGGTGCATAACTCAG GCCAACTTCAAGTCCAGGGCCATTGCAACAATGGTGCTTTTCTTCTCCCTCACCACCCCAATTGGAATTGGTGTTGGAATGGGAATATCAAACATTTACAATGATACCAGCCCAACTGCTCTAATTGTGGAAGGAGTCTTCAACTCTGCATCAGCTGGGATCCTAATATACATGGCTCTGGTTGACCTGCTAGCAGCGGATTTTATGAACCCTAGAATGCAGAGCAATCTAAGGATCCAGCTTGGGGCTAATGTTTCACTTCTTCTGGGCTGTGGATGTATGTCTCTTTTGGCCAAATGGGCCTAA
- the LOC126623285 gene encoding uncharacterized protein LOC126623285 isoform X1 — translation MCTPSVRLNVCVRLEITMAGVIQKFVTASMFMWIIPVAILYAFNNNLLPGVSKMSPYSLTLLSGFLAVISVNVVIAFYIYMAMKEPSDKHKPDPAFLAEAEASVSKLKGDADSSQSSKKEG, via the exons ATGTGCACACCAAGTGTTCGATTAAATGTCTGTGTGAG ATTGGAGATAACAATGGCAGGAGTGATACAAAAGTTCGTTACTGCGTCAATGTTTATGTGGATAATTCCCGTTGCAATATTATATGCGTTCAACAATAATTTGCTTCCCG GTGTAAGCAAAATGTCTCCCTACTCACTCACATTGTTGAGTGGATTCCTTGCTGTTATATCTGTCAACGTTGTTATCgcattttacatatatatggcAATGAAAGAACCTTCGGACAAACACAAGCCTGATCCTGCATTTCTTGCTGAAGCCGAAGCTAGTGTAAGCAAATTAAAAGGCGACGCTGATTCTTCCCAATCCTCCAAGAAAGAAGGGTAG
- the LOC126624013 gene encoding protein UNUSUAL FLORAL ORGANS-like: MEAFHPSLTFPFSYTFTTTTSALGGVIAENIDTSCPNPWMDARIWSKLPHRLVDRVIAFLPPPAFFRARCVCKRWYALLFSNTFLQLYLEVSPRRHWFLFFKNKSLNGSYIYRNNNNGGSNGDSNRGDTNCEGYLFDPYEIAWYRLSFALLPSGLSPASSSGGLICWVSDEAGPKTLILCNPIVGTVSQLPPTLRSRLFPSIGLSVSPTSIDVTLAGDDLISPYAVKNLTAESFHIDAGGFFSLWGINSSLPRLCSFESGQMVNVQGRFYCMNYSPFSVLAYDVSANNWWKIQAPMRRFLRSPSLVESRGKLLLVAAVEKSKLNVPKSLRIWGLQACGTTWVEIDRMPQQLYVQFADLENGSGFQCVGHGEFITIMILGSDKALLFDMCRKRWQWIPPCPYVHAGVDGDLHGFAYEPRLATPVTGLLDQLTTIPFQAFSA; encoded by the coding sequence ATGGAAGCTTTTCATCCTTCTCTCACATTTCCCTTCTCCTACACCTTCACTACTACTACTAGTGCACTTGGTGGTGTCATTGCTGAAAACATCGACACATCATGTCCTAATCCATGGATGGATGCTAGGATATGGAGCAAGCTCCCCCACCGGCTCGTCGACCGTGTCATCGCCTTTCTCCCACCGCCGGCCTTTTTTCGCGCTCGATGTGTCTGCAAGAGGTGGTATGCCCTCTTGTTCTCCAACACCTTTCTCCAACTCTACCTCGAAGTGTCTCCGCGCCGTCATTGGTTCCTCTTCTTCAAGAACAAGAGCCTCAATGGAAGCTACATATACAGGAACAACAACAATGGAGGAAGCAATGGTGACAGCAACAGGGGTGATACTAATTGTGAAGGCTATCTTTTTGATCCTTATGAAATTGCATGGTACCGCCTTTCGTTCGCTTTGCTTCCCTCCGGCCTTTCCCCTGCTTCATCTTCCGGCGGTTTAATCTGTTGGGTTTCAGACGAGGCTGGCCCGAAGACTCTCATTCTATGCAACCCAATTGTTGGTACTGTGTCTCAGTTGCCTCCAACACTAAGATCAAGACTCTTCCCTTCCATAGGGTTGAGTGTCAGCCCCACATCCATTGATGTAACTCTTGCTGGAGACGACTTGATCTCTCCATACGCTGTGAAAAACTTGACTGCCGAGAGCTTCCATATCGACGCAGGCGGGTTTTTTTCGCTGTGGGGAATCAATTCTTCCCTCCCAAGGCTCTGCAGTTTCGAATCAGGTCAAATGGTTAATGTTCAAGGAAGATTCTACTGCATGAACTACAGCCCTTTCAGCGTCTTAGCCTATGATGTGTCAGCAAACAATTGGTGGAAGATTCAGGCCCCCATGAGAAGGTTCCTGAGGTCTCCAAGCTTGGTGGAGAGCAGGGGGAAGCTGCTTTTGGTTGCTGCAGTTGAGAAGAGCAAGCTCAACGTGCCGAAAAGCTTGAGGATTTGGGGGTTGCAGGCTTGTGGAACAACTTGGGTTGAGATTGATAGGATGCCTCAGCAGCTCTATGTGCAATTTGCTGACCTGGAGAATGGGAGTGGGTTCCAGTGTGTTGGACATGGAGAGTTCATCACCATCATGATTCTGGGTTCGGACAAGGCGTTGCTGTTCGATATGTGCAGGAAGAGGTGGCAGTGGATTCCTCCGTGCCCTTATGTTCATGCAGGGGTTGATGGGGACTTGCATGGCTTTGCTTATGAACCCCGGCTCGCTACGCCGGTCACTGGGCTGCTTGATCAGCTGACTACAATTCCGTTCCAGGCTTTCAGTGCTTAG